Proteins from a genomic interval of Methanothrix sp.:
- the alaXM gene encoding alanyl-tRNA editing protein AlaXM, translated as MTQALYLDDSYMRSFDAIVTGVDDSGVYLDRTAFYPRSGGQPSDLGILIRGDEVFRVESVELSERGICHRAHGLSPGDEVRGEIDWERRYRIMRSHTACHILSAVIFRETGALITGNQINIDRSRVDFSLEAFDRSMIETYVGMANDLIKEGHPVRVRVLTRDEAMEIPDLVRLAMNVPERESVRVIEIEGVDLQACGGTHVRNTSEIGEMRLVKAENKGKSNRRVYFELVG; from the coding sequence ATGACTCAGGCTCTTTATCTGGATGACAGCTACATGCGCAGCTTTGATGCGATCGTCACCGGTGTTGATGACTCGGGAGTGTATCTCGACAGGACTGCATTCTATCCGAGATCTGGCGGTCAGCCATCGGATCTGGGCATTCTGATCAGAGGCGATGAGGTGTTCAGAGTCGAAAGCGTGGAGCTCTCAGAGCGTGGCATATGCCATCGCGCTCATGGACTCTCTCCTGGAGATGAGGTCAGGGGCGAGATAGACTGGGAGAGGAGGTACAGGATCATGCGGAGCCATACAGCATGCCATATCCTGAGCGCGGTGATATTCAGGGAGACAGGAGCGCTGATAACAGGGAACCAGATCAACATCGACAGGTCCAGGGTTGACTTCAGCCTCGAGGCATTTGACAGAAGCATGATTGAGACGTACGTGGGAATGGCAAACGATCTAATAAAAGAGGGTCACCCGGTGAGGGTTAGGGTTCTGACTAGAGATGAGGCGATGGAGATACCGGATCTTGTAAGGCTGGCCATGAACGTTCCGGAGCGGGAGAGCGTGAGGGTAATTGAGATCGAGGGTGTGGATCTGCAGGCATGCGGGGGCACACATGTCAGGAACACATCGGAGATCGGTGAGATGAGGCTCGTTAAGGCGGAGAACAAGGGGAAGAGCAACAGAAGGGTGTACTTCGAGCTGGTGGGATGA